One genomic window of Cannabis sativa cultivar Pink pepper isolate KNU-18-1 chromosome 2, ASM2916894v1, whole genome shotgun sequence includes the following:
- the LOC115719370 gene encoding uncharacterized protein LOC115719370 isoform X2 → MGSEGPPAVTIHVTGFKKFHGVPENPTETIVTGIKDYLKKNGFPKGLILGSCSILDTAGEGALDSLNKTLQSSITAKDSETSNPGRVVWVHFGVNSGATRFAIEHQAVNEATFRCPDEMGWKPQLFRRKYR, encoded by the exons ATGGGGTCTGAAGGGCCTCCTGCAGTCACTATTCATGTGACCGGGTTTAAGAAATTCCATGGAGTTCCAGAGAACCCGACTGAGACCATTGTGACCGGGATCAAAGACTACTTGAAGAAGAATGGCTTTCCAAAAGGCCTAATCCTTGGGAGCTGCAGCATTCTTGACACTGCAGGAGAAGGTGCACTTGATTCCCTAAACAAGACCTTGCAATCTTCAATCACTGCTAAGGATTCAGAAACTTCGAATCCGGGGAGAGTTGTTTGG GTGCATTTTGGAGTTAACAGTGGTGCAACAAGGTTTGCTATTGAGCATCAAGCTGTCAATGAAGCTACTTTCCGTTGTCCGGACGAGATGGGATGGAAACCTCAG TTGTTTCGCAGAAAGTACCGATAA
- the LOC115719370 gene encoding uncharacterized protein LOC115719370 isoform X1 → MGSEGPPAVTIHVTGFKKFHGVPENPTETIVTGIKDYLKKNGFPKGLILGSCSILDTAGEGALDSLNKTLQSSITAKDSETSNPGRVVWVHFGVNSGATRFAIEHQAVNEATFRCPDEMGWKPQKVPIIPEDGAISNKRETSVPVEELTSALVSKGYEVMTSDDAGRFVCNYVYYHSLRFSEQNKTKSLFVHVPLFSTINEETQMRFAASLLEVLATLY, encoded by the exons ATGGGGTCTGAAGGGCCTCCTGCAGTCACTATTCATGTGACCGGGTTTAAGAAATTCCATGGAGTTCCAGAGAACCCGACTGAGACCATTGTGACCGGGATCAAAGACTACTTGAAGAAGAATGGCTTTCCAAAAGGCCTAATCCTTGGGAGCTGCAGCATTCTTGACACTGCAGGAGAAGGTGCACTTGATTCCCTAAACAAGACCTTGCAATCTTCAATCACTGCTAAGGATTCAGAAACTTCGAATCCGGGGAGAGTTGTTTGG GTGCATTTTGGAGTTAACAGTGGTGCAACAAGGTTTGCTATTGAGCATCAAGCTGTCAATGAAGCTACTTTCCGTTGTCCGGACGAGATGGGATGGAAACCTCAG AAAGTACCGATAATTCCAGAGGATGGTGCAATTTCAAACAAAAGAGAG ACTTCTGTTCCAGTTGAGGAGTTAACTAGTGCCCTTGTATCTAAGGGTTACGAGGTGATGACTTCAGATGACGCTGGGCGTTTTGTATGCAACTACGTTTACTATCATTCGCTTCGGTTTTCTGAGCAGAACAAAACGAAATCGCTGTTTGTGCATGTCCCGCTCTTCTCCACTATCAACGAGGAGACCCAGATGCGATTTGCTGCTTCTTTGTTAGAGGTACTTGCTACTTTATACTAG